The window TGGCCCACCCCGATGCCGGCCTGCGCATGAAGGCCTATGGCGACGAAGGTGCAGAGGCCGTGCGCGGCGTCCTGGCCGGCGGCAAGGCGCTGGAAATCAAGGGGATCAAGGCCGGCGATGTGCCGATGATCCGTATTGTCCGCCCGATCGCCATGCCGGCCCTCAACACCACCTGGGCCCTGATCATGGATGTGCCCGTCGCCGCCATCACCGGACCGGCCGACACCCTGGCCCACATCCTGTTTATCGGCGGGGGTCTGATCACCGTCGCTGTCCTGGCCGCGCTGTTCTTCGCCAGCACGACCCTGGTTCGCGCACCCCTGGCCGGCCTGACCCGTTCGGTCGACAGCCTGAGCGCGGGCCGTTACGACCAGCCGGTGGCCGGTGTCGCCGGCGGGGACGAGATCGGTGCCATCGCGCGCGCTCTGGAAGGCTTCCGGCACGACCTGGCCGACGGTCAGCGGCGCCGCGCCGAGCAGGAATCCGAGCGGGCCGTGGCCGAGGCTGCGCGTCTGCGCCATGAAGCCGAAGCCCAGGCCTTTGCCCGCTCCCAGGCTACGGCCGTTTCGGCCCTCGGGGAGGGCATGGAAAGGCTGGCCGACGGGGATCTGATCTGGCGGATGCGCGAGGACAGCTTCGCCGCTGATGCCCGCAAGATGCCGAATGACTTCAATGCAGCCGTGGAAAGTCTGCAGGCTACCATGGCCGGCATCCTCAACGCGGCTCGCAGCATCCGCGCTGGTTGCGCCGAGATCAGCAAGGCCTCGGATGATTTGGCCCAGCGGACCGAACGCGGTGCGGCAGGCTTGGAGCAGACCGCCGCCGCGCTCGACCAGATCACCTCCACCGTCAAGCGCAGCTCCGAAGGGGCTGAGCGGGCCCGCCAGGTGACCCAGAGCGCCAAGGCCAATGCCGAACGCAGTGGCGCGGTGGTCAAGGAAGCCGTCCAGGCCATGGGCGGCATCGAGAAGTCCTCGCGCGAAATTACCAATATCATCGGCGTGATCGACGAGATCGCCTTCCAGACCAATCTGCTGGCCCTGAATGCCGGGGTCGAAGCGGCGCGGGCCGGCGAAGCCGGTCGCGGCTTCGCGGTCGTCGCTCAGGAAGTGCGGGCCCTGGCCCAGCGCTCCGCTGACGCCGCCAAGGAGATCAAGTCCCTGATCGGCGCTTCGACCGAGCAGGTGGGCAAGGGTGTGCGTCTGGTCGGCGAGACCGGTGAGACCCTTGAACAGATCCTGGTTCAGGTCGCGGAGATCAACGATCTGGTCGGCGAGATTGCTGCCTCGTCCAAGGAACAGGCCGTGGGCCTGGCCGAGGTCAATCAGGCGGTCAATCAGATGGACCAGGTTACCCAGCAGAATGCGGCCATGGTCGAGCAATCGACGGCCGCCAGCCATGCCCTGGCCAGCGAGGCTGCCGAGCTGGAGCGGCTTGTCGGCCGCTTCAAGGTGGGGGCCGAGGTTCGTGAAATGCGGTCCCCGGTTGCGGCCCCGCGCCCGACTGCCGCCCCGTCCCGCGAAAGCTTCCGCCAGCGCTATGTACAGGGGGGCAACGCCCTGAAGGTCGAACCGTCAACGCGGCCGGGCGAATGGGAAGAGTTCTAGGGTCCTTTCCGCCCTGATGGCCTCATGAGGGCAGGCGGCGCTGGAGGCTGAACGCGGGCTGACGGAAACTATTTCAGGCCAGTGATTTCACCTCGCCTCGATGGATAGCGGTCGCCCGGGGCAAGATGGTCACCCCGTCGTGGGTCATCACGACGAGCCGCTTCAGGCCTGCAACCGCCTCCCTTGTTTCTGGAAGAGACCCTTGTCAGGGATGTGGCGGGCAACTGGCGGGCCGGTGGCGCAAGCCTGGCGTGGCGCTGGGGTCGTCCTTGGGGTTTCCCTCAGACCTCTGATAGCCAGGGCGTGGGAGCCAAGAATGTTCTTCAAGACGGATACGGCAAAGATCAAGCGCTGGCGTGAGGAGCGTCACTGGTCCCAGGAGCACCTCGCCCAATTGGCCGGCGTAGGCCTGCGGACGCTGCAGCGGATCGAGAACGGACAGAAGGCCTCGGACGAAACGCTCAAGGCGCTGGCGAACGCCTTCAACGTCGATGTTGTCGCCCTGTGCGTTGATCCAGAGATCGAGGCTGCGCAGATCGTCCAGAGCCGTCAGAAGAAGGTTGTCCGGGACCTGCGTCTGTCCTTCTGGATTCACGGAGCCTGCTACGTCGTCGTTGCCGCCGTCTTCATCACCATCAGCGTTGGGCTCGGTGCCTTCGTCATGAAGTGGCCCCTGATGTGGGTGACCGTCGCTCTGCTAGGCCACGGCGCGGTGCTCGCCATCGTCGAATTGGTCGTGCGCTATGACGGACAGCGCGACCATGGATCGTGAGCGCTGGGTGAGGCCTGTCGCCCTAGTCGAGACAGTCTTCCCCCACCGGCCTGGCGGCTGCCTCCCCTTCAGGGGGAGGACCTGGGAGCGAGCCCGTGTCCGCCACGCCCCTCGCAATCGCCCGCGAAGGCGCTATATCCCCGCCATGGCTGAAGCTTTCAACGACAAGACCCTCGCTGCCGACAAGGCTGTTCGTTACGCCGAACTGGCAGACGAGATTGCCTCGGTGCTCGACGGCGAACCCAATGTCACCGCCCGCATGGCGACGGTGACCTCGATGCTGGCCAACAGCTTCGATCACTATTTCTGGACCGGCTTCTATGTGGTCGATCCGACCCGCGAGCGGGAGCTGGTCGTCGGCCCCTATCAGGGGACACTGGGCTGCCTGCGGATCGCTTTCGGCCGCGGCGTCTGCGGCGCGGCGGCCCAGAGCGGACAGACCCAGCTGGTCGCCGATGTCCATGCCTTCCCGGGCCATATCGCCTGCGATAGCCGGTCCCAGAGCGAGATCGTCCTGCCGGTCTTTGACCGGGCCGGGCAATTGATCGCCGTTCTGGATGTCGACTCCGACAGGCCCGCAGCCTTTGATGCTGTTGATCAACAGGGCCTGGAGCGGATCCTCAAGTCCACCTTCGGGTAAACTGGCGCAACGGTTGCAGCCTGTTCTCCATCATTCCCTAACCGCTTCGGTTTAGGACAGGTGGAACATGCTCAACGTCCTGAACCTGCATCCCAGCCATTTGACGCCCGCGGACACCGTCTTGTGGCGCAGTATGGCTGCCGCCGAACCGGCCTTCGCCAACCCACTGCTCGGGCCGGATTTCGCCCAGGCCGTCGGTCGCGTGCGGGAAGACGCGCGGGTCGCGGTCATCCGCCAGGGTGAGGCCACGGTCGGCTTTCTGGCGTATCATCGCCGCCCGGGCCGGATGGCGCGCGCGATCGGGTCGCCGCTGTCGGACTATCACGGCATCATCACCCATCGCACCCCGGGATTTACCGCGGAAGACGTCCTGCGTGCCGCCGATCTGGGCGTGTTCCGGTTCACCGGCCTGGTCGATCCCTACGGCCTGTTCGGCGGGCTTGGCGAATCCCAGGCGGCGTTCGTGATCGCGCCTGAAGGCCCTGTTGACGACTATCTGGAGGCCGTGCGGTCGGCCAGCCCGAAGAAGATCAAGAATTATCGCCGACTGGACCACAAGCTTGAGCGCGAGAAGGGCGAGGTTCGTCTGGTTGCGCCCGACCGGTCGCGGGACTCCTTTGACCAGCTGATTACCTGGAAGCGGGAACAGCTGCAGCGCACGGGCCTGCATGATTTCCTCCGCCCGGCCTGGACCAGCGGCCTGCTCAGCGACCTGTTTGAGCGTCAGGACGGCGACTTCCAGGGCCTGATGATCGGGCTCTATGCCGGTGACGATCTGGTCGCGGGGCATTTCGGGGTGCGGCTGGGGGGCGTCTACCATCCCTGGATCGCCTCGACCCATCCGGACTATGGGGCCTGGTCGCCGGGGCAGCTGTTCTTCCTGAGAGCGATCGCGGCCATGCCGGCCCTCGGCCTAACCCATTATGATCTTGCTCCGGGCCATGACCACTACAAGCGGGCCTATGCCCTGACCCAGACGGTGGCCCTCAATGGTTCCGTCACCGCACCCGGCATGGGGGGGCTGGTGGCCAGTTCCGTCGAAGGGGCCTGGACCCTGGCCGGTGGGCGCGGATCAGGCGTGGTCGCCCGGCTGCGTCGCCGGGTGGACACTATTGCCAGTGTCGAACTGACCGTCGCCGGCCGCATGCGGGGCCTGGTCGATGCGGTCGCCGGACAATCGCGCCGTCGCGTCGGCGCGTCCGAGGGCGGCTGACCGTGCAGGTGACGGTGATGATCCCGACCCAGAGACGGCTCGGCGGTCTTGCCGTGGCCGTGCGCTCGGTTCTGGCCCAGCAGGCGGTGGATTTCGCTGCGCTGGAGATCATCGTCGTCGACAACGACCAGGCCCCTTCGGCTCAGGCCACGATCGAGGCCTTGGCCGAAGGCGCGGCCTGTCCGCTGCACTATGTGCACGAGCCCCGCGCCGGGGTGGCCAATGCCCGCAATGCCGGCATGGCCAGGGCGACGGGCGACTTCATTGCCTTTCTGGATGATGACGAAGAGGCCCCGGAGGGCTGGCTGGCCGCCTTGCTGACGGCACAAGTCCGTTACAGCGCCGATGTGGTGTTCGGACCGGTTAGAGCCCGGGCCCCTGACAGTGTGGCCGCCCATCGCGACTATCTGGAACGGTTCTTCTCGCGGCTTGGCCCGGTCGAGGCGGGCGTCATCGATCACTATTACGGCTGCGGTGACAGTCTGCTGCGCCGCTCGGCCCTGCCGGATCCGGTGTCGCCCTTTGCCGCCGAGCGCAATCAGATCGGCGGCGAGGATGACATGTTGTTTGGCCAGATGCAGGCCGCCGGCGCGGTCTTCGCCTGGGAACCCGCCGCCTGGGTCTGGGAAGATCCGGTGCCGGACCGCCTGACCCTGGACTACACGATCGCCCGCGCCTTTGCCTATGGCCAGGGCCCCTCGGCCCACTGCGCCGCCGCCAGCCCGCCTGACAGGGTCGGCGTGGCCCGCTGGATGGCCATTGGCCTGGCCCAGGCCGCTGTGTTCGGGGCTGTGGCCGGGCTGAAGTGGCTTACCCGCGCCCGCGACCGCGCCGATTGGCTGGACAAGGCCGCGCGTGGCCTCGGCAAGACCCTGTGGTGGGGCCCCTTCAAGATCCAATTCTATGGACGGACGGCATGACGATCATCCGCGACTGGACGCCGGACAAGGCCGGGGTCTTCGGCCAGGAGAACCTGGTCTTCGACCATGGCCTGCATGAGCGTCCCATGTTCGACGACGAGGGCCTGGCGCGACTGCTGGACCAGTATCCCCGCGAGCAACTGGGGGTTTTCACCATGGGTGAGGATCCCAAGGCCTGGACGACCTGGCGCAAGGGATCGGCCGGCAATCTGACCGGCGAGCAGTTGCTGGAAGCGGCACAGACTGGCCGCATCTGGCTGAACCTGCGCCACACCAATGACTACCTGCCGGAATACGCGGCCCTGGGCGACGAGATCTTCGCCGAAAAGCAAGCCAAGGTTCCCGGCCTGCGAACCTTCAAGCGTGACCTCGGCATGCTGATCAGCTCGGCCAATGCCCAGGTGTTCTACCATCTGGACGTGCCGCTGGTGTCGCTGTGGCAGCTGCGCGGGCAGAAGAAGGTCTGGGTCTATCCTGTCGCAGACCCCTATGTCGGCGAGCTGGATCTCGAGAAGATCGTGCTGAAGGAAACTGCCGAGCAGTTCGCCTTTGATCCTGATTGGGACAAGGGGGCTACGGCCTATGACCTGACGCCGGGCAAGATGGTCACCTGGCGGCAGAACGCACCGCACCGCATCGAGAACGGACCGATGCTGAACGTGTCCCTGTCGATCGAATTCATGACGCCGGCCGCCCTGATGCGGGCCAATGTCATCTATGCCAATGGCGTTCTGCGCCGCCGCATCGGGGCCAGGCCGCGGATTCAGAACGGCTTTGGTCCTGCGGCGCTCACCAAGCTGGCTGTCGCCCGGGGTGCCAAGGCCCTGAAGCTGCAGACACCGCATGTGCGTCATCTGCCGGTCACTTTTGGCCTGGATGCCGGACAGCCCGGCGTTCTCGTCGAGGGAATGTCCGCCTAGCGCTTGCTCCCGCCGACGCTTCATCGCAGAACACGTCGATGAGTCAGGCAGTCACGATTGAACTGGGCGAGGGGGCGGAACACGATGCCCGCGCCCTGCGGAATGCCTTCGGGTGCTTCACCACCGGCGTGACGGTGGTCACGACCGTGGAGGCCGATGGCCGCCGGATTGGGCTGACGGCCAATTCCTTCACCTCGGTTTCGCTGGATCCGCCCCTGGCGCTGATCTGTGTCGACCTGAAATCCAGCAGCCTCGCGGCCCTGGACCAGGCGGGGGTCTTTGCCGTCAATGTTCTGCCAGCCGAGCAGCAGGACGTCGCCAACCAGTTCGTGCGCAAGGGAGTCGACCGGTTCGCAGGGCTGGAGACCGAGGTCTGGCGTACCGGGGCCCCGATCCTGCCGGATTGCATGGCCAATTTCGAATGCGAGACCCATCACGTCTTCGATGCCGGCGATCACCGCGTCTATGTCGGACGGGTCGTGAAGCTGCGCTATGATCCCGATCACGAACCGCT of the Caulobacter henricii genome contains:
- a CDS encoding methyl-accepting chemotaxis protein → MSAFRRLTIAWKLILVAGLAIGLLLIAAAVAVTSHTSSIVSNLTNQYAGAVADEAIEQVRNDINSAAAAAGAMRGSIASAHEAGLVERDKFTALVKPNALATKSVMGAWFMAEPNALDGRDADFIGNQAMASNKDGRFSVYWVNQNGAPALELQADGSDFAEAYYKDTVSSGKPNLTEPYFDTVAGAEVAMSSIALPVTSGGKLIGVAGLDMSLDNLSAALGALKPLKGGRVMLVSAGGQWVAHPDAGLRMKAYGDEGAEAVRGVLAGGKALEIKGIKAGDVPMIRIVRPIAMPALNTTWALIMDVPVAAITGPADTLAHILFIGGGLITVAVLAALFFASTTLVRAPLAGLTRSVDSLSAGRYDQPVAGVAGGDEIGAIARALEGFRHDLADGQRRRAEQESERAVAEAARLRHEAEAQAFARSQATAVSALGEGMERLADGDLIWRMREDSFAADARKMPNDFNAAVESLQATMAGILNAARSIRAGCAEISKASDDLAQRTERGAAGLEQTAAALDQITSTVKRSSEGAERARQVTQSAKANAERSGAVVKEAVQAMGGIEKSSREITNIIGVIDEIAFQTNLLALNAGVEAARAGEAGRGFAVVAQEVRALAQRSADAAKEIKSLIGASTEQVGKGVRLVGETGETLEQILVQVAEINDLVGEIAASSKEQAVGLAEVNQAVNQMDQVTQQNAAMVEQSTAASHALASEAAELERLVGRFKVGAEVREMRSPVAAPRPTAAPSRESFRQRYVQGGNALKVEPSTRPGEWEEF
- a CDS encoding helix-turn-helix domain-containing protein; amino-acid sequence: MFFKTDTAKIKRWREERHWSQEHLAQLAGVGLRTLQRIENGQKASDETLKALANAFNVDVVALCVDPEIEAAQIVQSRQKKVVRDLRLSFWIHGACYVVVAAVFITISVGLGAFVMKWPLMWVTVALLGHGAVLAIVELVVRYDGQRDHGS
- a CDS encoding glycosyltransferase family 2 protein, which gives rise to MIPTQRRLGGLAVAVRSVLAQQAVDFAALEIIVVDNDQAPSAQATIEALAEGAACPLHYVHEPRAGVANARNAGMARATGDFIAFLDDDEEAPEGWLAALLTAQVRYSADVVFGPVRARAPDSVAAHRDYLERFFSRLGPVEAGVIDHYYGCGDSLLRRSALPDPVSPFAAERNQIGGEDDMLFGQMQAAGAVFAWEPAAWVWEDPVPDRLTLDYTIARAFAYGQGPSAHCAAASPPDRVGVARWMAIGLAQAAVFGAVAGLKWLTRARDRADWLDKAARGLGKTLWWGPFKIQFYGRTA
- a CDS encoding flavin reductase family protein, with product MSQAVTIELGEGAEHDARALRNAFGCFTTGVTVVTTVEADGRRIGLTANSFTSVSLDPPLALICVDLKSSSLAALDQAGVFAVNVLPAEQQDVANQFVRKGVDRFAGLETEVWRTGAPILPDCMANFECETHHVFDAGDHRVYVGRVVKLRYDPDHEPLVYLQGRFRRVHVDAE
- a CDS encoding GNAT family N-acetyltransferase is translated as MLNVLNLHPSHLTPADTVLWRSMAAAEPAFANPLLGPDFAQAVGRVREDARVAVIRQGEATVGFLAYHRRPGRMARAIGSPLSDYHGIITHRTPGFTAEDVLRAADLGVFRFTGLVDPYGLFGGLGESQAAFVIAPEGPVDDYLEAVRSASPKKIKNYRRLDHKLEREKGEVRLVAPDRSRDSFDQLITWKREQLQRTGLHDFLRPAWTSGLLSDLFERQDGDFQGLMIGLYAGDDLVAGHFGVRLGGVYHPWIASTHPDYGAWSPGQLFFLRAIAAMPALGLTHYDLAPGHDHYKRAYALTQTVALNGSVTAPGMGGLVASSVEGAWTLAGGRGSGVVARLRRRVDTIASVELTVAGRMRGLVDAVAGQSRRRVGASEGG
- a CDS encoding GAF domain-containing protein, whose translation is MAEAFNDKTLAADKAVRYAELADEIASVLDGEPNVTARMATVTSMLANSFDHYFWTGFYVVDPTRERELVVGPYQGTLGCLRIAFGRGVCGAAAQSGQTQLVADVHAFPGHIACDSRSQSEIVLPVFDRAGQLIAVLDVDSDRPAAFDAVDQQGLERILKSTFG